A section of the Pseudomonas sp. Q1-7 genome encodes:
- a CDS encoding PilZ domain-containing protein, giving the protein MTLDALRLEVPDIQEENGTPLASVPTLLTEARRLPQDSALQQVLGLLFRLNRSALTLLERQRVLQSFGEEFRHYAQAYQDRTLPPTLFVKLCDELACGFKRLLLQILQGHQPSRPHLAWCLYMAQHFLAQTQLRHYQLYQEPSPRLWRDSHLLYWIGEHQNCLDEPVAAAFRPTPANTLRGLYQQMLLLALSNPFHLSEGECPLLFGALAPLAGLARLLPWDEEDENGSPTVDLTESQPCLPLDQQPDGANSYLRRFELGALLIAVHEPAPLRSENERQLLEKVRQHWLGRQQRRHPRTEQSGSCQLVVGLTAIHAELLAQHPGRCDAQLLDASPGGARLLCHGDLGNKLPVGQLVLVQTQSTPLLALVRWRYQNSEGLHLGLRYLKGLPRPVWLRRAPSAQTHAGVLQSTPEPGNGWHHGLWLPCQQFVEGESLWLQLAQVHNQAIVLLPEPNLHSSLVARYPLQLA; this is encoded by the coding sequence ATGACGCTGGATGCCTTGCGCCTGGAAGTGCCGGACATCCAGGAAGAGAACGGCACTCCGTTGGCAAGCGTGCCGACGCTGCTCACGGAAGCGCGCCGACTCCCTCAGGATAGTGCCTTGCAGCAGGTCCTTGGGCTTTTGTTCAGGCTCAACCGTAGCGCCCTGACCTTACTCGAAAGGCAACGCGTGCTGCAAAGCTTCGGCGAAGAGTTCCGGCACTATGCCCAGGCCTATCAGGACCGAACGCTTCCACCCACACTCTTCGTCAAGCTCTGCGACGAACTCGCTTGCGGTTTCAAACGCCTGTTGCTGCAGATCCTCCAGGGCCACCAGCCTTCGCGCCCCCACCTGGCCTGGTGCCTGTACATGGCCCAGCATTTCCTCGCCCAGACCCAACTGCGCCACTACCAGCTCTATCAGGAACCGAGCCCGCGCCTGTGGCGCGATAGTCACCTGCTGTACTGGATAGGCGAACACCAGAACTGCCTGGACGAGCCCGTCGCCGCAGCCTTCCGCCCCACGCCGGCCAATACGTTGCGCGGCCTCTACCAGCAGATGTTGCTGCTGGCACTGAGCAATCCCTTCCACCTGAGCGAAGGCGAATGCCCGCTCCTGTTCGGCGCCCTGGCGCCGCTGGCCGGACTCGCGCGTCTGCTGCCCTGGGACGAGGAGGACGAGAACGGCAGTCCGACCGTCGACCTGACCGAATCCCAACCCTGCCTGCCCCTGGATCAGCAACCCGATGGCGCCAATTCCTACCTGCGTCGCTTCGAACTGGGTGCCCTGCTGATCGCCGTGCACGAACCCGCGCCCCTGCGCAGCGAGAACGAACGCCAGCTCCTGGAAAAGGTTCGCCAGCACTGGCTGGGGCGACAGCAACGTCGCCACCCGCGCACAGAGCAGTCCGGAAGCTGCCAACTGGTCGTGGGTCTGACCGCCATCCATGCCGAACTGTTGGCACAGCATCCCGGGCGTTGCGACGCGCAACTTCTCGATGCCAGCCCCGGCGGCGCCCGCCTGCTCTGCCATGGCGACCTGGGCAATAAGTTGCCGGTGGGGCAACTGGTACTGGTGCAGACCCAGAGCACCCCGCTGCTCGCCCTGGTGCGCTGGCGCTACCAGAACAGCGAAGGCCTGCACCTGGGCCTGCGCTACCTCAAAGGGCTGCCGCGTCCGGTCTGGCTGCGCCGCGCCCCCAGCGCCCAGACGCACGCCGGCGTCCTGCAGAGCACGCCGGAGCCCGGCAATGGCTGGCATCACGGCCTCTGGCTGCCCTGCCAGCAGTTCGTCGAAGGGGAAAGCCTCTGGCTGCAGCTGGCACAGGTGCATAACCAGGCCATCGTACTGCTGCCGGAACCCAACCTGCATTCATCGCTGGTGGCGCGCTACCCCCTGCAACTTGCCTGA
- a CDS encoding OprD family porin — translation MQVMKWSALALAVTAGSMQLAFASAQEESKGFVEDSSLKLLNKNYAFYRDFRNNGANSRLGSATDQNYRNEWAHGISAMYESGFTQGTVGFGVDAHGMLGLKLNSGNGTNGTGLLPTGSDGRSEDDYSYAGGAVKAQISNTQLKYGNLFPTAPVFATGTARLFPGSAEGFQLLSSEIEGLNVDAGHFTSIRDGSASTNRHGEITTTYLGAQANSADYVGGSYSFTDNVSASLYGAELEDVWRQYYGNLNWNIPFADTQAVNLDFNVYRTTDKGDSNAGEIDTTAWSAAAAYSVGAHKFTLAYQKVSGDEPFDYISMDGQNSGDSIYLANSVQYSDFNGPNEKSMQARYDLNMAEYGVPGLSFMVRYITGDDIDGSKSDNPFVAANIGDGGKEWERDIEVKYVVQEGPAKDLSVRVRHASWRSNTDAAFFTSGNSTALDEVRVITEYPLDIL, via the coding sequence ATGCAAGTGATGAAGTGGAGCGCACTGGCTCTGGCCGTGACCGCCGGTAGCATGCAGTTGGCATTCGCCAGCGCCCAGGAAGAGTCCAAGGGCTTCGTAGAAGACAGCAGCCTGAAGCTGCTGAACAAGAACTACGCCTTCTACCGTGACTTCCGCAATAATGGCGCGAACAGCCGCCTCGGCAGCGCCACCGACCAAAACTACCGCAACGAGTGGGCTCACGGCATCAGCGCGATGTACGAGTCCGGCTTCACCCAAGGCACCGTCGGTTTTGGTGTTGACGCCCACGGCATGCTGGGCCTGAAACTCAACAGCGGCAACGGCACCAATGGTACTGGCCTGCTGCCGACCGGTTCCGACGGCCGCTCCGAGGACGACTACTCCTACGCTGGTGGCGCTGTCAAAGCGCAAATCTCCAACACCCAGCTGAAGTACGGCAACCTGTTCCCCACCGCTCCGGTATTCGCCACCGGTACCGCCCGCCTGTTCCCGGGCTCCGCTGAAGGCTTCCAACTGCTGAGCAGCGAAATCGAAGGCCTGAACGTAGACGCTGGTCACTTCACCTCGATTCGTGACGGCAGTGCCTCCACCAATCGCCATGGCGAGATCACCACTACCTACCTGGGCGCCCAAGCCAACAGCGCCGACTACGTAGGTGGCTCCTACTCCTTCACCGACAATGTCAGCGCCAGCCTGTACGGCGCCGAACTGGAAGACGTCTGGCGCCAGTACTACGGCAACCTGAACTGGAACATTCCGTTCGCCGATACCCAAGCCGTGAACCTGGACTTCAACGTCTACCGCACCACCGACAAGGGCGACTCCAACGCGGGCGAAATCGACACCACCGCCTGGTCTGCCGCTGCAGCCTACTCTGTTGGCGCGCACAAGTTCACCCTGGCCTACCAGAAGGTGAGCGGTGACGAGCCCTTCGACTACATCTCGATGGACGGCCAGAACTCGGGCGACTCCATCTACCTGGCCAACTCGGTCCAGTACTCCGACTTCAACGGCCCGAACGAGAAGTCCATGCAGGCTCGCTACGACCTGAACATGGCCGAGTACGGCGTACCTGGCCTGAGCTTCATGGTTCGCTACATCACCGGTGATGATATCGACGGCAGCAAGAGCGACAACCCGTTCGTAGCCGCCAACATCGGTGACGGCGGCAAGGAATGGGAACGCGACATCGAAGTCAAGTACGTGGTTCAAGAAGGCCCTGCCAAGGACCTGTCCGTTCGCGTTCGTCACGCAAGCTGGCGCTCCAATACCGACGCAGCCTTCTTCACCTCCGGCAACTCCACTGCCCTGGACGAAGTTCGCGTAATCACCGAGTACCCGCTGGATATCCTTTAA
- a CDS encoding proline--tRNA ligase: MRTSQYLLSTLKETPTDAVVISHQLLLRAGMIRKLASGLYTWLPMGLRVLRKVETVVREEMNAAGALEVLMPAVQPAELWQESGRWQQYGPELLRLKDRHERDFCVGPTHEEVITDLARNELNSYKQLPLNFYQIQTKFRDEIRPRFGLMRGREFVMKDAYSFHMSQESLQETYDRMHQAYCNVFSRLGLDFRPVLADTGSIGGTGSHEFHVLAESGEDDIAFSDSSDYAANVEKAEALPRETERPAPDQELKLVDTPNTKTIADLVENFGLPIEKTIKTLVVHGAEEGKLVALIVRGDHELNEIKAANLPQVANPLVFASEAELRQAIGAGAGSLGPLNLPLPCVVDRSVALMSDFAIGANIDDKHYFGVNWERDLPLPEVADLRNVVAGDPSPDGKGTLVIKRGIEVGHIFQLGTKYSEAMKLNVLSEQGKPVTLIMGCYGIGVSRVVAAAIEQNYDERGILWPAALAPFQVALVPLKYETPAVKEATDKLYAELRAAGVDVLLDDRDKKTSPGVKFADMELIGIPHRIVVSERGLAEGNLEYKNRREADSQNVPVAEVLSFISARVNR, encoded by the coding sequence ATGCGTACCAGTCAGTACCTGCTGTCTACCCTCAAGGAAACCCCCACCGATGCCGTGGTGATCAGCCACCAGTTGCTGCTGCGCGCTGGCATGATCCGCAAGCTCGCCTCCGGCCTCTACACCTGGCTACCAATGGGTCTGCGGGTTTTGCGCAAGGTCGAGACCGTGGTCCGCGAAGAGATGAACGCAGCCGGTGCGCTGGAAGTGCTGATGCCCGCCGTCCAGCCCGCAGAACTCTGGCAGGAGTCCGGTCGCTGGCAGCAGTACGGCCCCGAACTGCTTCGCCTCAAGGACCGTCATGAACGCGATTTCTGCGTAGGTCCGACCCATGAGGAAGTAATCACCGACCTCGCGCGCAATGAGCTGAACAGCTACAAGCAGCTACCGCTCAATTTCTACCAGATCCAGACCAAATTCCGTGACGAGATCCGCCCGCGCTTCGGCCTGATGCGTGGCCGTGAGTTCGTGATGAAGGACGCCTACTCCTTCCATATGAGCCAGGAATCCCTGCAGGAAACCTACGACCGCATGCACCAGGCGTACTGCAACGTGTTCAGCCGCCTGGGCCTGGATTTCCGCCCCGTGCTGGCCGACACCGGCTCCATCGGCGGCACCGGCTCCCACGAATTCCATGTGCTGGCCGAATCCGGTGAAGACGACATCGCCTTCAGCGACAGCTCCGACTACGCCGCCAACGTCGAGAAAGCCGAAGCCCTGCCCCGTGAAACCGAGCGGCCGGCGCCGGATCAGGAACTGAAGCTGGTCGACACCCCCAATACCAAGACCATCGCCGACCTCGTGGAGAACTTCGGCCTGCCGATCGAGAAGACCATCAAGACCTTGGTGGTACACGGTGCCGAGGAAGGCAAGCTGGTGGCACTGATCGTCCGTGGCGACCACGAACTCAACGAGATCAAGGCTGCCAATCTGCCGCAGGTCGCCAACCCGCTGGTGTTCGCCAGCGAAGCCGAGCTGCGCCAGGCCATTGGTGCCGGCGCGGGCTCCCTCGGCCCGCTGAACCTGCCGCTGCCCTGCGTGGTGGACCGTTCCGTGGCCCTGATGAGTGATTTCGCCATCGGCGCCAATATCGACGACAAGCACTACTTCGGCGTGAACTGGGAGCGCGACCTGCCGTTGCCGGAAGTCGCCGACCTGCGCAACGTGGTCGCCGGCGACCCGAGCCCGGACGGCAAAGGTACTCTGGTCATCAAGCGCGGCATCGAGGTCGGCCACATCTTCCAGCTCGGCACCAAATACAGCGAAGCCATGAAGCTGAATGTACTGAGCGAGCAAGGCAAGCCGGTTACCCTGATCATGGGCTGCTACGGCATCGGCGTATCGCGCGTGGTGGCTGCGGCCATCGAGCAGAACTACGACGAGCGCGGCATCCTCTGGCCGGCGGCCCTGGCCCCCTTCCAGGTCGCCCTGGTACCGCTCAAGTACGAGACCCCGGCCGTCAAGGAAGCCACCGACAAGCTCTACGCCGAACTGCGTGCCGCAGGCGTCGACGTGCTGCTGGACGACCGTGACAAGAAGACCAGCCCCGGCGTCAAATTCGCCGACATGGAGCTGATCGGCATCCCGCACCGCATCGTGGTGAGTGAGCGTGGACTGGCCGAAGGCAACCTGGAATACAAGAACCGCCGCGAAGCCGACAGCCAGAATGTGCCGGTCGCCGAGGTCCTGTCCTTCATCTCCGCCCGCGTGAATCGCTGA
- a CDS encoding cold shock domain-containing protein codes for MSNRETGTVKWFNTSKGFGFISRDSGDDIFVHFRAIRGEGHRVLIEGQRVEFSVIQRDKGLQAEDVIAALPGRR; via the coding sequence ATGTCCAACCGGGAAACCGGCACGGTGAAGTGGTTCAACACCTCCAAGGGGTTCGGCTTCATCTCGCGCGATTCCGGGGATGACATCTTTGTGCACTTCCGCGCCATTCGCGGCGAAGGACACCGTGTACTGATCGAAGGCCAACGCGTGGAATTCTCGGTCATCCAACGCGACAAGGGCCTGCAGGCCGAAGATGTGATTGCCGCCCTGCCCGGCCGACGCTGA
- a CDS encoding acylphosphatase produces the protein MARICLHGYVSGKVQGVYYRQATQEQADRLELDGWVRNLADGRVEVLVEGEEAPARELAAWLEQGPADAQVTGVELQEQPLQGITGFIVRR, from the coding sequence ATGGCGCGGATCTGTCTGCATGGCTACGTGAGCGGCAAGGTTCAGGGCGTGTATTACCGCCAGGCCACCCAGGAGCAGGCCGATCGCCTGGAGCTGGATGGCTGGGTGCGCAACCTGGCGGATGGCCGGGTCGAGGTGCTGGTGGAGGGGGAAGAGGCTCCCGCACGCGAGCTGGCAGCTTGGCTGGAGCAGGGGCCCGCCGATGCGCAGGTAACCGGCGTGGAGCTTCAGGAGCAGCCGCTACAGGGAATTACCGGCTTCATCGTGCGGCGCTGA
- a CDS encoding GGDEF domain-containing protein yields MSQPSKYPSLLELFPEETREAADLLKQAVPHMVRHAIPPNPIHYALWYTYSKGMEPDLNRRLDKITHDFDVFPPDSAIKLFREYIIRGELEEARHGQQQVIDLVDDIEGDVSRSVDGSQAYQNSLTVGLAALHEPIIDDLPSVLNHLQESTQLMQEQQEQFLYRLRAAQAEIQHLRNQLERAQLAATLDGLTQVFNRQAFTRLLEQYLKSDQEGLALVMLDIDHFKQFNDQFGHPLGDRVLQHVGQLLRELLPPRAMAGRYGGEEFCVLLRGCQDLEAARTFAEQLRGKMQALRVKVRRTDQVLDTITASFGLALAEPGDSLESLITRADDALYQAKRNGRNQVHPPTAEAALSA; encoded by the coding sequence ATGAGCCAGCCTTCGAAGTATCCGTCGCTGCTTGAGCTTTTCCCCGAAGAAACCCGTGAGGCGGCCGACCTGCTGAAGCAGGCCGTTCCTCATATGGTGCGCCATGCCATTCCGCCGAACCCGATTCACTATGCCCTCTGGTACACCTACAGCAAGGGCATGGAGCCGGACCTCAATCGCCGCCTGGACAAGATCACCCACGACTTCGATGTCTTCCCCCCGGATTCGGCCATCAAGCTGTTCCGCGAGTACATCATCCGCGGCGAACTGGAAGAGGCGCGCCACGGCCAGCAACAGGTCATCGACCTGGTGGACGACATCGAAGGCGACGTCAGCCGCAGCGTGGATGGTAGCCAGGCTTACCAGAACAGCCTGACCGTGGGCCTGGCCGCTCTGCACGAACCCATCATCGACGACCTGCCCAGCGTGCTGAACCATCTCCAGGAAAGCACCCAGCTTATGCAGGAGCAGCAGGAACAGTTCCTCTATCGCCTGCGTGCTGCGCAAGCGGAAATCCAGCATCTGCGCAACCAGCTGGAACGTGCGCAACTGGCCGCCACCCTGGACGGCCTGACCCAGGTGTTCAACCGCCAAGCGTTCACCCGGTTGCTGGAGCAATACCTGAAAAGCGATCAGGAAGGCCTGGCGCTGGTCATGCTGGATATCGACCATTTCAAACAGTTCAATGACCAGTTCGGTCACCCGCTGGGAGATCGCGTGCTCCAGCATGTGGGTCAACTGCTGCGGGAACTGCTGCCGCCGCGCGCCATGGCCGGCCGCTATGGCGGCGAGGAGTTCTGCGTGCTGCTACGCGGGTGCCAGGACCTGGAAGCGGCCCGCACGTTCGCCGAACAATTGCGCGGCAAGATGCAGGCGCTGCGGGTCAAGGTCCGCCGTACGGATCAGGTGCTGGACACCATCACCGCCAGTTTCGGCCTGGCCCTGGCGGAGCCCGGCGACTCCCTCGAAAGCCTTATCACCCGGGCCGACGACGCCCTCTATCAGGCCAAACGTAACGGCCGTAATCAGGTGCACCCACCGACCGCCGAAGCGGCGCTAAGCGCTTGA
- a CDS encoding SDR family NAD(P)-dependent oxidoreductase — protein MQSFAGKVAIITGAGSGIGRALANQLAAKGCHLALADIDAESLEATATPLRQDGLRLSTHPLDVSNRDAMHAFADSVLNHHGHAHLVINNAGVAVSQTIAELRYDDFEWLMGINFWGVVHGTKAFLPHLLTHGEGHIVNVSSIFGIVSMPTQGAYNASKFAVRGFTEALRQELCDTAIKVSCVHPGGIRTNIARSARFYQGIDGKTDATRAAARFDRLARTSAEQAARIIIKGIQADRPRIMVGADARLLDHLQRLLPASYPRLLGKLLRKG, from the coding sequence ATGCAATCGTTTGCAGGGAAGGTCGCCATCATCACGGGTGCGGGTTCCGGCATTGGCCGCGCACTGGCCAACCAATTGGCGGCCAAGGGCTGCCATCTGGCCCTTGCCGATATCGATGCCGAGAGCCTCGAAGCCACCGCCACCCCGCTGCGCCAGGACGGCCTGCGGCTCTCCACCCATCCGCTGGACGTCTCGAACCGTGACGCCATGCACGCCTTCGCCGACAGCGTCCTGAACCACCACGGGCATGCCCACCTGGTGATCAACAATGCCGGCGTAGCGGTTTCCCAGACCATTGCCGAGCTGCGATACGACGACTTCGAGTGGCTCATGGGCATCAACTTCTGGGGAGTCGTCCACGGAACCAAGGCCTTCCTGCCCCACCTCCTGACTCATGGGGAAGGACATATCGTCAACGTATCGAGCATTTTCGGCATCGTCAGCATGCCCACCCAAGGCGCCTACAACGCCAGCAAGTTCGCGGTGCGCGGCTTTACCGAAGCGCTACGCCAGGAACTCTGCGACACCGCCATCAAGGTCAGTTGCGTCCATCCGGGCGGAATCCGCACCAACATTGCCCGCTCGGCGCGCTTCTACCAGGGCATCGACGGCAAGACCGATGCCACCCGGGCAGCCGCGCGCTTCGACCGGCTGGCCCGTACCTCCGCCGAGCAGGCCGCACGGATCATCATCAAGGGCATCCAGGCCGACCGACCACGCATCATGGTTGGCGCCGACGCCCGCCTGCTCGATCATTTGCAACGCCTGTTACCCGCCAGCTATCCGCGCCTGCTGGGCAAGCTGCTGAGGAAAGGCTGA
- a CDS encoding TlpA disulfide reductase family protein, whose amino-acid sequence MGSRLQAVIGAFALLGASLLLASCSDDVGVDQHGQKVAVERLEGQWLVINYWAEWCAPCRTEIPELNALAEQQRDKGVKVLGVNFDGLQGDELGQAIDKMGIRFTVLAEDPSKRYDLPRSEALPVTYIIDAQGKLRERLLGEQSAAGLTARLEELRKGG is encoded by the coding sequence ATGGGATCGCGACTCCAAGCTGTTATAGGGGCATTCGCACTGCTGGGCGCCAGCCTGCTCCTGGCCAGCTGCTCGGACGACGTAGGTGTCGATCAGCATGGACAGAAGGTAGCGGTTGAGCGCCTCGAAGGCCAGTGGCTGGTCATCAATTACTGGGCCGAATGGTGCGCGCCGTGCCGCACTGAGATTCCCGAGCTCAACGCGCTCGCCGAGCAGCAGCGGGACAAGGGCGTGAAGGTGTTGGGTGTCAATTTCGACGGCCTGCAGGGGGATGAACTCGGTCAGGCGATCGACAAAATGGGAATTCGTTTCACCGTACTGGCCGAGGACCCCTCCAAACGCTACGACCTGCCACGCAGCGAAGCATTGCCTGTCACCTACATCATCGATGCTCAGGGCAAATTGCGTGAGCGTCTGCTGGGCGAACAGAGCGCTGCGGGCCTGACCGCTCGCCTCGAAGAATTGCGCAAGGGAGGCTAG
- a CDS encoding SlyX family protein: MSLEMRIADLESRLAFQDDTIQTLNDVLVEQQRLVGRLQLQVAALAKRQEELLSQFGPSEDEAPPPHY; the protein is encoded by the coding sequence ATGAGTCTGGAAATGCGCATTGCTGACCTGGAGAGCCGCCTGGCCTTCCAGGATGACACCATCCAGACACTCAACGATGTGCTGGTCGAACAGCAGCGGCTGGTGGGCCGGCTGCAGCTCCAGGTTGCGGCGCTGGCCAAGCGCCAGGAAGAACTGCTCAGCCAGTTCGGGCCGAGCGAGGACGAGGCTCCTCCGCCCCATTACTGA
- a CDS encoding HIT family protein codes for MFALDPRLQQDTLPIGDFPLCRLLLMNDAQYPWFILVPRREEVSELFQLGADEQRELWQETTFLAETLKDTFGADKMNIATLGNLVSQLHMHVIVRRHDDSAWPAPVWGRHPAVPYAAEQVAAIRAKLRLVLADDFSFTEV; via the coding sequence ATGTTCGCCCTGGACCCAAGACTTCAGCAGGACACCCTGCCCATCGGAGATTTTCCCCTGTGCCGGCTGTTGCTGATGAACGACGCCCAATACCCTTGGTTCATCCTGGTCCCGCGTCGCGAGGAGGTCAGCGAGCTGTTCCAGCTCGGGGCCGATGAGCAGCGGGAACTTTGGCAGGAAACCACCTTCCTGGCGGAGACCCTCAAGGACACCTTTGGCGCCGACAAGATGAATATCGCCACCTTGGGCAACTTGGTCAGCCAGCTGCACATGCATGTCATCGTCCGTCGCCATGACGATTCGGCTTGGCCGGCGCCCGTTTGGGGGCGTCACCCCGCTGTGCCCTACGCGGCCGAGCAGGTGGCCGCCATTCGTGCCAAGCTGCGTCTGGTGCTCGCCGATGATTTCAGTTTTACGGAGGTATGA
- a CDS encoding virulence factor BrkB family protein: MRQRLTDVVEFWRFLLQRFIADRGTNSAAALTYTSLFAVVPMMTVTFTMLSAIPAFQGTGEQIQSFIFRNFVPSSGETLQEYLREFTVQARHLTWVGVGLLVVTAFMMLVTIEKAFNTIWRVRQPRRGISSFLLYWAILSLGPLLLGAGFAVSTYITSLSLISGPDALIGAKTLLGFMPLLSSIAAFTLIYAAVPNARVPVRHALAGGVFTALLFEAAKALFGLYVSFFPGYQLIYGAFATVPLFLLWIYLSWIIVLFGAELVCNLSTPWHWRRRALPRLLVLLGILRVFHDRQMRGMPVRHLDVQRAGWHLPEDEWLEMLELLESQHLVCRASGGSWVLCRDLSGYSFYQLLAHMPWPLPSLGQLPEHLEEEWYPPLRKALELLQEEQQALFGGSLAQWLKPGND; encoded by the coding sequence ATGCGCCAACGCCTCACCGACGTCGTCGAATTCTGGCGCTTCCTGCTGCAGCGGTTCATTGCCGATCGTGGCACCAACAGCGCCGCCGCCCTGACCTACACCAGCCTGTTCGCGGTGGTGCCGATGATGACGGTGACCTTCACCATGCTTTCGGCCATCCCGGCCTTCCAGGGCACGGGCGAGCAGATCCAGAGCTTCATCTTCCGCAATTTCGTACCCTCCTCGGGGGAAACCCTGCAGGAGTACCTGCGCGAATTCACCGTGCAGGCGCGGCATCTGACCTGGGTCGGTGTCGGGTTGCTGGTGGTGACGGCGTTCATGATGCTGGTAACCATCGAGAAAGCCTTCAACACCATCTGGCGAGTGCGCCAGCCGCGCCGGGGGATATCCAGTTTCCTGCTTTACTGGGCGATCCTCAGCCTTGGCCCGCTGCTGCTGGGCGCGGGATTCGCAGTGAGTACCTACATCACCTCGCTGTCGCTGATCTCGGGGCCGGATGCCCTGATCGGCGCCAAGACCCTGCTCGGTTTCATGCCGTTGCTGTCCAGCATCGCCGCCTTCACCCTGATCTACGCGGCGGTGCCCAACGCCCGGGTGCCGGTGCGCCATGCCCTGGCGGGCGGTGTTTTCACGGCGTTGCTGTTCGAAGCGGCCAAGGCGTTGTTCGGGCTTTATGTCAGCTTCTTTCCTGGCTACCAACTGATCTATGGGGCCTTCGCCACGGTGCCGCTGTTCCTGCTGTGGATCTACCTGTCCTGGATCATCGTGCTGTTCGGCGCCGAACTGGTGTGCAACCTCTCCACTCCCTGGCACTGGCGCCGTCGCGCGTTGCCTCGCCTGCTGGTGCTGCTGGGGATCCTGCGGGTGTTCCACGACCGCCAGATGCGTGGCATGCCGGTGCGGCACCTGGACGTTCAGCGGGCCGGCTGGCACCTGCCGGAGGACGAGTGGCTGGAAATGCTGGAGCTGCTGGAAAGCCAGCACCTGGTCTGCCGCGCCAGCGGAGGTTCCTGGGTGCTCTGCCGCGATCTGAGCGGCTACAGTTTCTACCAGTTGCTCGCACATATGCCCTGGCCGCTGCCCAGTCTGGGACAGTTGCCCGAGCATCTGGAAGAGGAGTGGTATCCGCCCTTGCGCAAGGCCCTGGAGTTGCTTCAGGAAGAGCAGCAGGCCTTGTTCGGCGGCAGCCTGGCGCAGTGGCTCAAGCCGGGAAACGACTGA
- a CDS encoding PaaI family thioesterase: MTAEQVEALIRAGVPMADDIDLRIERMDEQGALARVPFQPKLVRPGGTLSGPTIMALADAAMYAVVLGRLGKVEMAVTSNLNINFLTRPKPVDLLAEARILKLGRRQAVCEVSLYSAGEEDDLVAHVTGTYALPRGD; the protein is encoded by the coding sequence CTGACGGCGGAACAGGTCGAGGCGCTGATTCGAGCAGGCGTGCCGATGGCGGATGACATCGATCTGAGAATCGAGCGGATGGACGAGCAGGGGGCATTAGCGCGGGTGCCGTTCCAGCCAAAATTGGTGCGTCCAGGCGGTACCTTGTCCGGTCCGACCATCATGGCGCTGGCGGATGCGGCGATGTATGCGGTGGTGCTGGGGCGCTTGGGCAAGGTCGAAATGGCAGTGACGTCCAACTTGAATATCAACTTCCTGACCCGCCCCAAGCCGGTGGACCTACTTGCTGAGGCACGGATACTTAAACTTGGTCGGCGTCAAGCGGTGTGTGAAGTTTCACTCTATTCGGCAGGCGAAGAAGATGACCTCGTTGCACATGTGACCGGGACTTATGCCTTGCCACGAGGCGATTAA
- a CDS encoding Dps family protein, whose amino-acid sequence MEINIGIAEQDRAAIAEGLSRLLADTYTLYLKTHNFHWNVTGPMFNTLHLMFEGQYNELSLAVDAIAERIRALGFPAPGTYAAYARLSSIKEEEGVPAAEDMIKQLVQGQEAVVRTARGIFPLLDKVSDEPTADLLTQRMQVHEKTAWMLRSLLAA is encoded by the coding sequence ATGGAAATCAACATCGGAATCGCCGAACAGGATCGCGCAGCCATTGCAGAAGGACTGTCCCGTTTGCTGGCCGACACCTACACCCTCTACCTCAAGACCCACAATTTCCATTGGAACGTCACCGGCCCGATGTTCAACACCCTGCACCTGATGTTCGAAGGCCAGTACAACGAACTGTCCCTGGCGGTGGACGCCATCGCCGAGCGCATTCGCGCCCTCGGCTTCCCGGCGCCCGGCACCTACGCCGCCTATGCCCGCCTCTCCTCCATCAAGGAAGAAGAAGGGGTACCGGCAGCCGAGGACATGATCAAGCAGCTGGTACAAGGCCAGGAAGCAGTGGTGCGCACGGCACGCGGGATTTTCCCGCTGCTCGACAAGGTCAGCGACGAACCCACCGCCGACCTGCTGACCCAGCGGATGCAGGTCCACGAAAAAACCGCGTGGATGCTCCGCAGCCTGCTCGCCGCCTGA